The proteins below come from a single Chondrinema litorale genomic window:
- a CDS encoding nucleoside hydrolase-like domain-containing protein, with protein MKNIFIFLGLSLTIACSSNNRPAKHNNPRVIVTTDINNIGGDPDDKQSMAHLLMYADQVDIEAIIPDLWIGKGIEATNQAIDAYEKDFLNPEFNFAKYDYPNPDSIRNKLAQNNLDAINQIITLAKKEDKRPLYILAWGNMNTVKEALLKAPEIADKIRLLTIATNKMAQNPDSEQNAKVETYCVDNNWNGAGRDTIFNDSRFKNLWWIENDWAYNGMFEDDQPRKFLDEIKENGNLGYHIWEVVQEQEWAHYFRAGDTPTLLYLLEEIDHNDPAQFTWGGKFVKPFPQEHPNYWIDAAGTKYWDYKDPCNSWEIQDIVYTNRVNSLMDHREDMYNSFRLKMKTLYEK; from the coding sequence ATGAAAAACATTTTTATCTTTTTGGGCTTAAGCTTAACAATAGCTTGCAGTTCAAATAACAGACCAGCAAAACACAACAATCCGAGAGTAATTGTAACTACTGATATAAACAACATTGGTGGTGATCCCGACGATAAACAGTCGATGGCACATTTGCTCATGTATGCAGATCAGGTTGATATTGAAGCTATTATACCAGATTTATGGATAGGAAAAGGAATTGAAGCCACCAACCAAGCTATTGATGCTTACGAAAAAGATTTTCTGAACCCTGAGTTTAACTTTGCCAAATACGATTACCCAAATCCAGATTCAATCAGAAACAAATTGGCGCAAAATAACTTAGATGCCATTAACCAAATTATTACTCTGGCAAAAAAAGAAGACAAGAGACCTTTGTATATTTTGGCTTGGGGAAATATGAACACCGTAAAAGAGGCATTATTAAAAGCTCCAGAAATTGCCGATAAAATCAGATTATTGACCATTGCCACAAACAAAATGGCGCAAAACCCAGATAGTGAGCAAAATGCCAAAGTGGAGACGTATTGTGTAGATAATAACTGGAATGGAGCCGGACGCGATACTATTTTTAACGATAGCAGATTTAAGAACCTTTGGTGGATTGAAAATGACTGGGCTTACAATGGAATGTTTGAAGATGATCAGCCTAGAAAATTTCTTGACGAAATTAAAGAAAATGGAAACTTAGGATATCATATTTGGGAGGTTGTACAAGAGCAAGAATGGGCACATTATTTTAGAGCTGGAGATACTCCTACACTACTTTATTTATTAGAAGAAATTGATCATAATGATCCCGCACAATTTACTTGGGGCGGCAAATTTGTAAAACCATTTCCTCAAGAGCATCCAAACTATTGGATCGATGCAGCTGGTACAAAATATTGGGATTATAAAGACCCTTGCAATTCATGGGAAATACAAGACATTGTTTATACTAATAGAGTAAACAGTTTGATGGATCATCGGGAAGATATGTACAATTCATTTCGATTGAAGATGAAAACATTGTATGAAAAATGA
- a CDS encoding Gfo/Idh/MocA family oxidoreductase has product MSKMKRRSFIKNGSKAVAAFSIVPSTVFGKKLGYVAPSDKVNLACVGIGNRGAAVVNNLANTGYCNVVALCDVDMGAPHTLDVINRFPDAPHFQDFRKMFDKMSDSFDAVSVGTPDFSHFPVTMHAMSSGKNVYVEKPMARTFNEVELMMQGAKKHKVVTQMGNQGHSEANYFQFKAWKEAGIIKDVTAVTAHMNSARRWHGWDTNITHFPDGEPIPETLDWDTWLGTAAKHEYQKDFINGQWRCWYDFGMGALGDWGAHILDTIHQFLDLGLPYEVDPVKVDGHNYFFFPQSTTLDFKFPERGSMPPLTISWYDGVDNLPKLPEGYGASELDPDIPPPSNGAIQPMKLNPGKIIYSKDLIFKGGSHGSTLSIIPEKTAKKMEKKLPEVPESTSNHFANFLLACKGEEETRSPFEIAGPLCQVFNLGVIAQWLNEKIIFDRETKQITNNPIANALLKGPAPRQGWEEFYIV; this is encoded by the coding sequence ATGAGTAAAATGAAAAGACGAAGTTTTATTAAAAATGGGAGTAAGGCTGTTGCAGCATTTTCGATTGTACCTTCTACGGTATTTGGGAAAAAGCTTGGGTATGTTGCTCCCAGTGACAAAGTAAATTTAGCATGTGTCGGTATCGGAAATAGAGGTGCTGCAGTAGTAAATAACCTTGCCAATACAGGTTATTGCAATGTAGTAGCTTTATGCGATGTAGACATGGGCGCTCCACACACACTAGACGTAATAAACAGATTTCCAGATGCTCCACATTTTCAAGATTTCAGGAAGATGTTTGATAAAATGTCTGATAGTTTTGACGCAGTAAGTGTCGGAACTCCAGATTTTTCGCATTTCCCAGTAACCATGCATGCTATGTCTTCGGGTAAAAATGTTTATGTTGAAAAACCCATGGCAAGAACTTTTAATGAGGTAGAACTCATGATGCAGGGTGCAAAAAAACATAAAGTAGTTACCCAAATGGGTAATCAAGGGCATTCCGAAGCTAATTATTTTCAATTTAAAGCTTGGAAAGAAGCTGGAATAATTAAAGATGTTACTGCGGTTACTGCTCACATGAACAGTGCTAGAAGATGGCATGGTTGGGATACTAATATTACGCATTTTCCAGATGGTGAACCTATTCCAGAGACTTTAGACTGGGATACATGGCTTGGTACAGCTGCAAAACACGAATACCAAAAAGATTTTATAAACGGGCAGTGGAGATGCTGGTACGACTTCGGCATGGGAGCTCTTGGTGACTGGGGTGCGCATATATTAGATACCATTCACCAATTTTTAGACCTTGGCTTACCTTACGAAGTTGATCCTGTAAAAGTTGATGGACATAACTATTTCTTCTTCCCGCAGTCTACTACCTTAGATTTTAAATTCCCTGAAAGAGGAAGTATGCCTCCATTGACTATCTCTTGGTACGATGGTGTAGATAATCTGCCAAAATTACCAGAAGGTTATGGCGCTTCTGAATTAGATCCAGATATTCCGCCACCAAGTAATGGTGCTATTCAGCCAATGAAATTGAATCCTGGTAAAATAATCTATAGCAAAGATTTGATTTTTAAAGGTGGTTCTCATGGTAGTACACTTTCTATTATTCCTGAAAAGACAGCTAAGAAAATGGAGAAAAAACTTCCTGAAGTTCCAGAAAGTACTTCTAACCATTTTGCTAATTTCTTACTAGCTTGTAAAGGAGAAGAAGAAACAAGATCACCATTCGAAATTGCTGGGCCATTGTGTCAAGTTTTCAATTTGGGTGTAATTGCTCAATGGTTAAATGAAAAGATAATTTTCGATAGAGAAACCAAACAGATCACAAACAATCCTATTGCAAATGCACTATTAAAAGGACCTGCACCAAGACAAGGTTGGGAAGAGTTTTATATAGTATAA
- a CDS encoding methyl-accepting chemotaxis protein, with protein MNIIKFTTNQRIVVIFLFVTLITISGAVYNNLQTQQLKAEIEKIYKDNLLSIEYLIEADRDAYQSSIYISHALAGPRTGRDISLDSMVAEIRDNIEQSMVRYDKFFQISAFTKLEKFNQYDVYDATFRNKHKELAAITNKIVALLRKGDYRNAKEIYYTEYIAVFEPMRSAIDVYTDLSLSSAEDAYKSGMELSDGIFVNSMIVVVLVLIFIISGGIYLKTSISKPLKVAMDIVDKISNGDLRIKVERDKFNHKDQIGFLLLKMDDMAKNQRNIIQTVKKGANYINKASVELSSSAGQLSQGASVQASSIEEISSSMEEMTANIQQNADNAKETEIIATNSNKSADTSNKSVEETLESMSSIVRKNSVIGEIARQTNLLALNAAVEAARAGEHGKGFAVVASEIRKLAVHSQNAAKEIYDISSSSEKVARTAGDLLNKLVVEIGRTSSLVAEISAASLEQNEGVNQINVAIQQLNVVVQQNAASAEQLAANSEELNGQSESLRQAIAFFKLNDEDENKANVGGTQNNTQTQSFSNFEKPLMAPANKPSGINLVMDQNSDKIDQDYEKF; from the coding sequence ATGAACATTATTAAATTTACTACCAATCAAAGAATTGTAGTTATCTTTTTGTTTGTAACGTTAATTACCATTTCAGGAGCGGTTTATAATAACTTACAAACTCAACAGCTTAAAGCTGAGATAGAGAAGATATACAAAGACAATCTATTAAGTATTGAGTATTTGATTGAGGCAGATAGAGATGCCTACCAATCGAGTATTTATATTTCACATGCATTAGCTGGCCCAAGAACAGGTAGAGATATCAGTCTTGATTCAATGGTGGCAGAAATTAGAGATAACATTGAGCAATCAATGGTTAGATATGATAAGTTTTTCCAAATCTCTGCTTTTACAAAACTAGAGAAATTTAACCAGTATGATGTCTACGATGCAACTTTTAGAAATAAGCACAAAGAGCTTGCAGCTATTACTAATAAAATTGTTGCCCTTCTTAGAAAAGGTGACTACAGAAATGCTAAAGAAATTTATTATACAGAATATATTGCTGTTTTTGAACCGATGCGTTCGGCAATAGATGTTTATACCGATCTAAGTTTATCTTCTGCAGAAGATGCTTACAAATCAGGTATGGAATTAAGTGATGGCATTTTTGTGAATTCAATGATTGTTGTTGTATTGGTGTTGATATTTATTATTTCTGGTGGTATATATCTTAAGACGAGTATCTCAAAACCATTAAAAGTAGCCATGGATATTGTTGACAAAATTTCTAATGGTGATCTTAGAATTAAGGTTGAGAGAGATAAATTTAATCACAAAGATCAAATCGGATTTTTGCTTCTGAAGATGGATGATATGGCTAAAAACCAGCGCAACATTATTCAAACTGTTAAGAAAGGAGCTAACTATATAAATAAAGCAAGTGTAGAATTGAGCTCTTCTGCAGGGCAATTATCTCAGGGTGCTTCAGTTCAGGCAAGTTCTATCGAAGAAATCTCGTCTTCTATGGAAGAAATGACTGCCAATATTCAACAAAACGCAGACAACGCTAAAGAAACTGAAATAATTGCAACTAACTCAAACAAATCAGCCGACACTTCTAATAAATCTGTAGAAGAAACGCTGGAGTCTATGAGTTCAATTGTAAGAAAAAATTCAGTTATTGGAGAAATTGCAAGACAAACAAACTTGTTAGCATTGAACGCCGCCGTTGAAGCAGCTAGAGCAGGTGAGCATGGAAAAGGATTCGCAGTGGTAGCATCAGAAATTAGAAAACTGGCTGTACATAGCCAAAATGCTGCTAAAGAAATTTATGATATTTCAAGCTCAAGCGAAAAAGTAGCAAGAACTGCTGGCGATTTACTGAATAAACTGGTTGTTGAAATTGGAAGAACAAGTAGTTTAGTTGCCGAAATTAGTGCTGCTAGTTTAGAACAGAATGAAGGTGTAAACCAGATAAATGTTGCGATACAACAATTGAATGTAGTAGTTCAACAAAATGCAGCAAGTGCTGAGCAATTGGCAGCTAATTCGGAAGAGTTAAATGGACAATCTGAAAGCTTAAGACAAGCGATTGCTTTCTTTAAGTTGAATGATGAAGACGAGAATAAAGCAAATGTTGGAGGTACGCAGAATAATACTCAAACTCAAAGCTTTTCTAATTTTGAAAAACCGTTGATGGCTCCAGCAAACAAGCCATCTGGAATTAATTTAGTAATGGATCAGAACTCAGATAAGATCGATCAGGATTACGAAAAATTCTAA
- a CDS encoding M48 family metallopeptidase, translating to MATDLYPISPDIKDKSFLKPSKKFRESAIGVIISIIVFSLFYLLLLSASITLLLACLWLGIMILSVKLSFLTIAAGLGIIGLGVMLFIFCIKFVFSKSVEENPERVEISEKEFPKLFEFIRQVNVETQTKFPKKIFLSPDVNARVFYNSSFWSMFFPVRKNLEIGLGLVNTLNISEFKGVLAHEFGHFSQKSMKLGSYIYVVNKSIFNLVYEKDNWDNVLAEWIQGGGIFGFYARLTYWIAQGLRTLLSSAYNLINIYYSKLSKEMEFHADAVAVSLAGVASFKQALRKISFSDAAYNYTLENLKDLSSTNKASKNLFSNHSFMLQILAERNKIEWKNGSINITDELLTKSTSLSRIFVENQWATHPSLEEREANFKEVETICIPVENSAWDLFDSKEQIQEKLTKIIYTIGLPETELESINEAEFETYIKEEFEKNTSPEEYNGFYDDRKLFEFKVDELIKEEVTDYSFDSIYSKENAEKIKQFYSNKEDLEILYQIRNKENKIRFFEFDNQKYKRNQIAPIIQSLRDEIKKQEILVNNLDKKAFQLNYSIALKSDKANDLIDLYTELFANQKLFNHLNDLVYKVNNFIFSLTNTFITEEYQAKIFVTEFSKLERDFKTILEKQDSDLLIEMIQDEKIAHSLRAYKENNHFFSQITDFNEEGFKQFSSLLSEAHNSCVIAYDKSFKKLMHYQLELFSEKA from the coding sequence ATGGCAACAGACCTTTATCCCATTTCACCTGATATTAAGGATAAATCCTTTCTTAAACCATCAAAAAAATTCAGGGAATCAGCTATAGGAGTCATTATTTCTATTATAGTTTTCTCTCTATTTTATCTTTTGCTTTTGAGTGCTTCCATTACTCTGCTTTTAGCTTGTCTTTGGTTGGGTATTATGATTTTATCTGTAAAGTTGAGTTTCTTAACCATTGCAGCAGGTTTGGGTATTATTGGTTTGGGTGTAATGCTTTTTATCTTCTGTATCAAGTTTGTGTTTTCTAAGTCTGTAGAAGAGAATCCGGAACGGGTAGAAATTAGCGAAAAGGAATTCCCTAAGTTGTTTGAATTTATCCGTCAGGTAAATGTTGAAACACAGACAAAGTTTCCCAAAAAGATATTTCTGAGCCCAGATGTAAATGCTAGAGTTTTTTATAACTCGAGCTTTTGGAGCATGTTTTTTCCTGTGAGAAAAAACCTTGAAATAGGCTTGGGTTTAGTAAACACCTTGAATATAAGCGAATTTAAAGGCGTGTTGGCTCATGAATTTGGACACTTTTCGCAAAAAAGTATGAAGTTAGGTAGCTACATCTATGTAGTAAATAAGTCTATCTTTAATCTGGTTTACGAAAAAGATAATTGGGATAATGTACTTGCCGAATGGATACAAGGTGGAGGGATTTTTGGCTTTTATGCTAGACTAACTTACTGGATTGCCCAAGGACTTCGTACCTTATTGTCATCAGCTTATAACTTAATCAATATATATTACTCTAAACTTTCTAAAGAAATGGAGTTTCATGCAGATGCTGTGGCTGTAAGTTTAGCCGGAGTAGCATCTTTTAAACAAGCGCTAAGAAAAATCAGCTTTTCAGATGCTGCTTATAACTACACTTTAGAAAACTTAAAGGACCTTTCTTCAACAAATAAAGCTAGTAAGAATCTATTCTCTAACCACAGTTTTATGCTTCAAATTCTGGCTGAAAGAAATAAGATAGAATGGAAGAACGGCAGCATTAATATTACTGATGAGCTTTTAACAAAAAGCACTTCACTTTCAAGGATTTTTGTAGAAAACCAGTGGGCTACACACCCCAGCTTAGAAGAGAGAGAAGCCAACTTTAAAGAGGTAGAAACTATATGCATTCCTGTAGAAAATTCTGCTTGGGACTTATTTGATAGTAAAGAACAAATTCAAGAGAAACTAACCAAAATAATCTATACAATTGGTTTACCAGAAACTGAGCTAGAATCGATTAATGAGGCGGAATTTGAAACTTACATTAAGGAAGAATTTGAAAAAAATACTTCCCCAGAAGAGTACAATGGATTTTATGATGATAGAAAACTATTTGAATTTAAAGTGGATGAATTGATTAAAGAGGAAGTTACGGATTATTCATTTGACAGTATTTATTCTAAAGAAAATGCTGAAAAAATTAAGCAATTTTACTCTAATAAAGAAGATTTAGAAATCTTATACCAGATAAGGAATAAGGAAAATAAAATTCGCTTCTTCGAATTTGACAATCAGAAGTATAAAAGAAATCAGATTGCACCTATTATTCAATCTTTGAGAGATGAGATAAAGAAACAAGAGATACTAGTAAATAACTTAGACAAAAAAGCATTTCAGCTCAATTATTCAATTGCATTAAAGAGTGACAAAGCAAATGACTTGATTGATTTATACACTGAGTTATTTGCAAACCAGAAGCTATTTAACCATTTAAATGATCTTGTTTACAAAGTAAATAATTTCATTTTTTCGCTTACTAATACCTTTATCACAGAAGAATATCAGGCAAAAATATTTGTAACAGAGTTTAGTAAACTCGAAAGAGATTTTAAAACTATTCTGGAAAAACAAGACAGCGATTTGCTAATAGAAATGATTCAGGATGAAAAAATAGCTCATTCACTAAGAGCATATAAAGAAAACAATCATTTCTTTAGTCAGATTACAGACTTTAATGAAGAAGGTTTCAAGCAGTTTTCAAGTCTCCTATCAGAAGCTCATAATAGTTGTGTAATCGCTTATGATAAAAGCTTTAAAAAATTAATGCATTATCAGCTAGAGCTTTTTTCTGAGAAAGCATAG
- a CDS encoding GAF domain-containing protein: protein MKNVFLNLPLKKKFLILTSVYVATFIIGIIVIFTSQAILNGKAEKMALLNKYKSDLPNLRVSVNALRGELFVALLADKHTMIEEVEESQAGYEFHRAKIDNLKASLVDIQNVIQDSKLNSNSEVLYGTIDSLCNFTDFYIKLALNANSNAQDSIFNLVRAKVLKEYVPMFIEFRQAVTDSYDYAFELHDIVLADYDETETFRNTLLVLFFICGIILVFTFSQYLSKLITEPILKTKDTLEVISKGEIPEIEINNQKDETGAMLGSLKTLVNNLDNLKIFTTEVGKGKFNSQVSLFGNRGDIAESLLAMRENLQQSSIKEEEFKWISSGIAEAGKLLREQYENVTTLYDSAIRYVVKYLAANQGSLFVTLDDNELDQSKELELVACYAFDRKKYITQTIHFGEGLVGQVCLEKELIYLTEIPKNYLKITSGLGEAAANSIIIIPLINNEKVQGVLEIASFSKLTNKEIEFLKQFCDLLAADIAMAKFSSRMQRLLEVSKQQTEELRATEEELRQNMEELNAAQEQLQREAKYKEENMI from the coding sequence ATGAAAAATGTGTTTCTAAATCTACCCCTTAAGAAAAAATTTCTTATTCTGACAAGTGTGTATGTTGCCACTTTTATAATAGGCATTATAGTAATTTTTACTTCGCAAGCGATATTAAATGGTAAAGCTGAAAAAATGGCTTTGCTCAATAAATATAAGTCGGACCTACCTAACCTAAGAGTGAGTGTAAATGCTTTAAGAGGTGAGCTTTTCGTTGCGCTATTAGCAGATAAACATACCATGATTGAAGAAGTAGAAGAAAGTCAGGCAGGGTATGAGTTTCACAGAGCTAAAATTGATAATTTAAAAGCTTCTTTAGTAGATATTCAAAACGTAATTCAAGATTCAAAACTAAATAGTAATTCAGAAGTACTTTATGGTACAATAGATTCACTTTGTAATTTTACAGATTTCTATATTAAACTGGCATTAAATGCCAATTCTAATGCCCAAGACAGTATTTTTAATTTAGTTAGAGCAAAGGTATTAAAAGAGTATGTACCTATGTTTATTGAATTTAGACAAGCAGTTACAGATTCTTATGATTATGCTTTTGAGTTACACGATATTGTTTTGGCAGATTACGATGAAACTGAAACATTTAGAAATACCTTGTTAGTATTGTTTTTTATATGTGGAATTATACTTGTCTTTACTTTTTCGCAATACCTAAGTAAACTAATCACTGAACCGATATTAAAAACGAAAGATACGCTTGAAGTAATTTCTAAAGGAGAAATACCTGAGATAGAAATAAATAACCAGAAAGATGAGACAGGTGCCATGTTAGGTTCGCTCAAAACTCTAGTTAATAATCTCGATAATCTAAAAATATTTACAACAGAAGTAGGTAAAGGAAAATTTAACTCACAAGTTAGCCTATTTGGAAATAGAGGTGATATTGCTGAGTCGCTTCTAGCGATGCGAGAAAACTTGCAACAATCTTCAATTAAAGAAGAAGAGTTCAAATGGATTTCGAGTGGTATTGCCGAAGCCGGAAAACTTTTACGAGAGCAATACGAAAATGTGACTACCCTATACGATAGCGCCATACGCTATGTGGTAAAGTATTTGGCGGCTAACCAAGGTTCTTTGTTTGTTACTCTAGACGATAATGAACTAGATCAATCAAAAGAACTTGAACTGGTTGCTTGTTATGCTTTTGATAGAAAAAAATATATTACGCAAACCATCCATTTTGGAGAAGGATTAGTAGGCCAAGTTTGCTTAGAAAAGGAATTAATTTATCTCACAGAGATTCCAAAAAACTATCTTAAAATAACCTCAGGGTTAGGAGAAGCAGCCGCAAATAGCATTATTATTATACCATTGATTAATAATGAAAAGGTGCAAGGTGTATTAGAAATTGCTTCTTTCAGTAAATTAACAAATAAGGAAATTGAGTTTTTAAAGCAGTTCTGCGATCTCTTAGCAGCAGATATAGCAATGGCGAAATTTAGTAGTAGAATGCAAAGGTTACTCGAAGTTTCTAAGCAGCAAACAGAAGAACTCAGAGCAACTGAAGAAGAACTAAGACAGAATATGGAAGAGTTAAATGCAGCACAAGAGCAATTACAAAGAGAGGCAAAATACAAAGAAGAAAATATGATATAA
- a CDS encoding sialate O-acetylesterase gives MKLILANSRFYILISSLLIFSACNKRLINTGQTSNKKSAKGKTYEIYALMGQSNMAGRGEIDSLSNTYKSKNVLMLTADGELKIAEHPLHFDKSIAAVGPGLMFGHELAKLTENKIILVPCAVGGSSIKLWQPEMFDKATNTHPYDDAISRLEKALETGGEIKGVLWHQGESDRAKYTKERYLSELTILINRLRKFTGNPNLPFVVGELSYFIDGADTFNQWIKELPDLVDYTAVVSAEGLQHKGDNLHFDVRSAEMLGMRYAEAIKSIESKIE, from the coding sequence ATGAAACTGATTTTAGCAAACAGTAGGTTTTACATTCTAATAAGTAGTCTGCTAATTTTTTCGGCCTGTAATAAAAGGCTGATTAACACTGGACAAACAAGCAACAAAAAATCTGCGAAAGGTAAAACCTACGAGATTTATGCTTTAATGGGGCAATCTAATATGGCTGGTAGAGGAGAAATTGATAGTCTTTCAAACACATACAAATCTAAAAATGTATTGATGCTTACAGCCGATGGTGAGCTTAAAATAGCAGAACATCCACTTCATTTCGATAAATCTATTGCAGCAGTTGGACCAGGATTAATGTTTGGGCATGAACTAGCTAAACTCACTGAAAACAAAATTATACTTGTTCCCTGTGCTGTTGGTGGTTCCTCTATTAAACTTTGGCAACCAGAAATGTTTGATAAAGCCACAAATACACATCCTTATGATGATGCCATAAGTCGATTAGAAAAAGCATTAGAGACTGGTGGCGAAATTAAAGGAGTTCTCTGGCATCAAGGAGAAAGTGATAGAGCTAAATACACCAAAGAAAGATACCTCAGTGAATTAACAATCCTGATTAATAGACTTCGAAAATTTACTGGAAATCCCAATTTGCCATTTGTAGTCGGTGAACTCAGTTATTTTATAGATGGTGCCGATACATTTAATCAATGGATAAAGGAGCTTCCAGATTTAGTGGATTATACGGCTGTAGTGAGCGCAGAAGGTCTCCAACATAAAGGTGACAATCTACATTTCGATGTGCGGTCAGCAGAGATGTTAGGGATGAGATATGCAGAAGCAATAAAGTCTATTGAGTCTAAAATTGAATAA
- a CDS encoding sulfatase family protein, translated as MRTIYKILSVVILGLLLSPQITHAQNNQQLKSKTNIILLMGDDHGWEETGYNGHPFIKTPVLDDMSKKGLVLDRFHSAHPTCSPTRGSIITGRHPNRYGTFTPGWSIRPEEISIAQLLRDKGYSTGHFGKWHLGPVKVDAPTNPGAMGFDTWVSHDNFFEMNPMLSINGSLPIQFKGEGSEIIVDETISFIDKSKEEDNPFFAVVWFGSPHEPYEALPEYLALYSQLPDSLDNQLVKLTSIKTGEQVKRPLAEVLQERFAEITAMDRAIGKLRDYLEKEGIKDNTLIWYCGDNGIPHSGLYNSKLHGLKGTVYEGGTLVPGIIEWPEEITKPKRSELNTVTSDILPTLCELVDIKLPNRTLDGISLAPIIHGEVAERNKPICFWNFDTKHLTDSIPYISDELQQGTTPLVKKSGDIYTRNFKNYHHKEIVEEDYKGARSILDNSYKLVVHEKGDDLIKELYNIKDDPVEKINILEDYPAIANKLETQLKNWQESVLHSLTEADYLDDSSK; from the coding sequence ATGAGAACTATCTATAAGATTTTAAGTGTGGTTATTTTAGGTTTACTGTTATCTCCTCAAATAACTCATGCACAAAACAATCAGCAACTAAAGTCTAAAACCAATATTATTTTATTAATGGGTGATGATCACGGTTGGGAAGAAACGGGGTACAATGGTCATCCTTTTATTAAAACTCCAGTGCTTGATGACATGTCTAAAAAAGGATTGGTGCTAGATCGTTTTCATTCAGCTCATCCTACTTGTTCACCTACCAGAGGTAGCATTATCACTGGGCGACATCCTAATAGATATGGCACTTTTACACCAGGTTGGTCTATAAGACCAGAAGAAATTTCAATTGCACAGCTTCTCAGAGACAAAGGCTACTCAACTGGTCATTTTGGAAAATGGCATCTTGGGCCTGTAAAAGTAGATGCTCCAACTAATCCGGGAGCAATGGGCTTCGATACTTGGGTTTCTCACGATAATTTTTTCGAGATGAATCCAATGCTGTCGATAAATGGGTCACTTCCCATACAGTTTAAAGGAGAAGGGTCAGAAATTATAGTAGATGAGACGATATCTTTCATCGATAAATCCAAAGAAGAGGATAATCCATTTTTTGCAGTAGTTTGGTTTGGTTCACCACACGAACCCTATGAGGCTTTACCAGAATATTTAGCACTATACAGTCAACTTCCAGATAGTTTAGATAATCAATTAGTAAAGCTAACCTCTATTAAAACAGGCGAACAGGTAAAAAGACCTCTTGCTGAGGTTCTGCAAGAACGTTTTGCTGAAATTACGGCAATGGATCGTGCCATAGGTAAATTAAGAGATTATCTCGAAAAAGAGGGAATTAAAGATAATACATTGATCTGGTATTGCGGAGACAATGGAATTCCGCATAGTGGTTTGTACAATTCGAAACTTCATGGTTTAAAAGGAACTGTATATGAAGGAGGAACATTAGTACCAGGAATTATAGAATGGCCAGAAGAAATAACAAAGCCTAAACGTTCAGAATTGAATACCGTTACATCCGATATTTTACCCACACTTTGCGAGTTGGTAGACATAAAACTACCTAATAGAACATTAGATGGAATAAGCCTTGCGCCAATCATTCATGGAGAAGTTGCTGAACGTAATAAGCCGATTTGTTTCTGGAATTTTGATACTAAACATCTGACAGACAGTATTCCATATATTAGTGATGAGTTGCAACAAGGCACAACTCCACTGGTAAAAAAATCTGGTGACATCTATACAAGAAACTTCAAAAACTATCACCACAAAGAGATAGTAGAAGAAGATTATAAAGGTGCTCGCTCTATTCTTGATAATTCGTACAAATTGGTGGTACATGAAAAAGGAGACGATTTGATTAAAGAACTTTACAATATAAAAGACGATCCGGTTGAAAAAATCAATATTCTTGAAGATTATCCAGCAATTGCTAACAAACTAGAAACGCAATTAAAAAATTGGCAAGAATCTGTACTTCACAGTCTAACAGAAGCAGACTATTTAGATGATTCAAGTAAATAA